The Rhodococcus antarcticus DNA segment GCGCGGTTCACCGTCGCGGCACTGGACCTCGGCATCAAGAGCAACACCCCGAGGATGTTGGCCGCCCGCGGCGTGCGGGTGCACGTCCTGCCGGCCTCGGCGTCGGTGGAGGACGTGCTGGCGGTGTCCCCGGACGGCTTCTTCCTCTCCAACGGCCCCGGCGACCCCGCGACCGCCGACGCCCAGGTCGCGCTGACCCGGGCGGTGCTCGAGGCGCGGGTGCCCACCTTCGGGATCTGCTTCGGCAACCAGCTGCTGGCCCGCGCCCTGGGCCGTGGCACGTACAAGATGCGCTACGGCCACCGTGGGATGAACATCCCCGTCGTCGAGCACGCGACGGGACGGGTGGCCATCACCGCCCAGAACCACGGCTTCGCGGTGGAGGGCGAGGCGGGCGAGGAGTTCGACACCCCCTACGGCCGCGCGGTGGTCAGCCACACCTGTCCCAACGACGGCACCGTCGAGGGCGTCGCCCTGCTCGACGGCTCCGCCTTCTCCGTGCAGTACCACCCCGAGGCCGCCGCCGGCCCGCACGACGCCGCGGACCTCTTCGACCGGTTCACCGCCAGCATGCAGACCAGCAAGGACGGACACGCCTGATGCCCCGCCGCACCGACCTGCAGCACGTCCTGGTGATCGGCTCCGGCCCGATCGTCATCGGCCAGGCCTGCGAGTTCGACTACTCCGGCACCCAGGCCTGCCGCGTCCTGCGCGAGGAGGGCCTGCGGGTCAGCCTCATCAACTCCAACCCGGCCACGATCATGACCGACCCGGAGTTCGCCGACGCCACCTACATCGAGCCGATCACCGCGGAGTTCGTGGAGAAGGTGATCGTCAGCGAGCGGGAGGCCGGCCACCCCGTCGACGCCGTCCTGGCCACCCTGGGCGGGCAGACGGCGCTGAACTGCGCCATGGACCTGTTCCACTCCGGCGCGCTGGACCGTCACGGCATCGAGCTCATCGGGGCCAACGCCGCCAGCATCGAGCGCGGCGAGGACCGGCAGATGTTCAAGGACATCGTGGCCACCGTCGGCGGGGAGTCCGCGCGCTCGCAGGTCTGCCACACGATGGACGAGGTCCGCGCCTACGTCGCCGAGATCGGGCTGCCCGTGGTGGTGCGCCCCAGCTTCACCATGGGTGGGCTCGGCTCCGGGATGGCCCACACCCACGCCGACCTCGACCGCATCGCCGGGGGTGGGCTCACGGCGTCGCCGACGGCGAACGTGCTCATCGAGGAGTCCATCTACGGGTGGAAGGAGTACGAGCTCGAGCTGATGCGCGACTCCCGGGACAACGTCGTCATCGTCTGCTCCATCGAGAACGTCGACCCCATGGGGGTGCACACCGGCGACTCGATGACCGTGGCCCCGGCCATGACCCTGACCGACCGTGAGTACCAGCGGATGCGCGACCTCGGCATCGCCGTGCTGCGCGAGGTGGGCGTGGACACCGGGGGCTGCAACATCCAGTTCGCCGTGCACCCGCAGGACGGCCGGCTCGTCGTCATCGAGATGAACCCCCGCGTGTCCCGCTCGAGCGCCCTGGCCTCCAAGGCCACCGGGTTCCCCATCGCGAAGATCGCGGCCAAGCTGGCCATCGGCTACACCCTCGACGAGATCGTCAACGACATCACCGGGGAGACCCCGGCCTGCTTCGAGCCGAGCCTGGACTACGTCGTGGTGAAGGCGCCCCGGTTCGCGTTCGAGAAGTTCCCCGGCGCCGACCCGACGCTGACCACGACGATGAAGTCTGTCGGTGAGGCCATGAGCATCGGGCGCAGCTTCGCCGAGGCCCTGGGCAAGGTGCTGCGCTCGCTGGAGACCACCCAGAGCAGCTTCTGGACAGCACCGGACGCGGGCTTCGCCGACCTCGAGGCGGTGCTTGCCGACCTGCGCACGCCCACCGAGGGCCGCATCTACGACGTCGAGCTCGCGCTGCGCCTGGGCGGCACCGTGGAGCAGGTCGCGGCGGCCTCCGGCATCGACCCGTGGTTCGTGGAGGAGGTCGCCGGGCTGGTGGACCTGCGCGCCGAGCTGCTGGAGGCCCCCGTGCTGGACGCGCTGCTGCTGCGCCGGGCCAAGCGGGCGGGGCTCTCGGACCAGCAGGTGGCCGCGCTGCGCCCCGAGCTGGCCGGCGAGGGCGGGGTGCGGGTGCTGCGCCACCGGCTCGGGGTGCGCCCGGTGTTCAAGACCGTGGACACCTGCGCGGCCGAGTTCGAGGCCAGCACGCCTTACCACTACAGCTGCTACGAGTCCGACCCGGACGCGGAGAGCGAGGTCGCCCCACAGACCGACCGGGCCAAGGTCATCATCCTCGGTTCCGGGCCGAACCGGATCGGCCAGGGCATCGAGTTCGACTACTCCTGCGTGCACGCGGCGACCACGCTCACCGCCGCGGGGTACGAGACCATCATGGTCAACTGCAACCCCGAGACGGTCTCCACCGACTACGACACCGCCGACCGGCTGTACTTCGAGCCGCTGACGCTGGAGGACGTGCTCGAGGTGGTGCACGCCGAGCAGGTCAGCGGCGTGGGGGGGCCGGGTCTGGTGGGGGTGATCGTGCAGCTGGGTGGGCAGACCCCGCTGAAGCTGGCCCAGGGGCTGGCCGACGCCGGCGTGCCGATCGTCGGCACCTCGCCCGAGGCGATCGACCTCGCCGAGGACCGCGGCGCGTTCGGCGAGGTGCTCACCGCGGCCGGGCTGCCCGCCCCCGCCTACGGCACGGCGACGAGCTTCCCGCAGGCCCGGGCGATCGCCGACCGGATCGGCTACCCGGTGCTGGTACGCCCGTCCTACGTCCTCGGTGGGCGTGGCATGGAGATCGTCTACGACGAGGAGTCCCTGGCCGGCTACATCGACCGGGCCACGGAGATCACCGCCGACCACCCGGTGCTCGTGGACCGCTTCCTCGACGACGCGATCGAGATCGACGTGGACGCACTCTGCGACGGCACCGAGGTGTACCTGGGCGGGGTGATGGAGCACATCGAGGAGGCCGGGATCCACTCGGGCGACTCCGCGTGCGCGCTGCCACCGATCACGCTGGGCCGCACCGACATCGAGGCCGTCCGGCGCTCGACGGAGGCGCTGGCCCACGGGATCGGGGTGCGGGGGTTGATGAACGTGCAGTACGCGCTCAAGGACGACGTGCTCTACGTCCTGGAGGCGAACCCGCGCGCCAGCCGCACCGTGCCCTTCGTGAGCAAGGCCACCGCCGTCCCGCTCGCCAAGGCCGCCGCCCGGATCATGCTGGGCGCGACCATCGCCGATCTGCGGGCCGAGGGCGTGCTGCCGGCGACCGGGGACGGCGGCACCGTGGCCGTCGACGCCCCGGTGGCGGTCAAGGAGGCCGTGCTGCCCTTCCACCGCTTCCGCAAGGCGGACGGCAGCGGGATCGACTCGCTGCTGAGCCCGGAGATGAAGTCCACCGGCGAGGTGATGGGCATCGACGCCGACTTCGGCCGGGCGTTCGCCAAGAGCCAGACGGCGGCCTACGGCTCGCTGCCGACCTCGGGCACGGTGTTCGTCTCGGTCGCCAACCGCGACAAGCGGTCCCTGGTGTTCCCGGTCAAGCGGCTGGCCGACCTCGGGTTCCGCGTGCTGGCCACGGCCGGCACCGCGGAGACGCTGCGGCGCAACGGTATCCCGTGCACCGAGGTGCGCAAGCACTTCGAGGGGGCGGCCGCCGACGGCACCCCGACCATCGTGGAGATGATCGCGCGGGGCGAGGTGGCGATGGTCATCAACACCCCGTACGGCAACTCCGGCCCGCGCGTCGACGGCTACGAGATCCGCTCCGCCGCGGTGAGCGCCGACATCCCGTGCATCACCACCGTGCAGGGTGCGGCCGCAGCCGTCCAGGGCATCGAGGCGGCCATCGCCGGGGACATCGGGGTGCGCCCGCTCCAGGAGCTGCACCGCGTGCTCCGGCCGGCGCGCTGATGCCGGGGGCGGTGGTGCCGGGGGCGGTGGTGCCGTTCGGGGAACGGCTGACCGACGCCGTGGCGGCCCGTGGACGGCTCTGCGTCGGGATCGACCCCCACCCCGGGCTCCTCGAGAGCTGGGGTCTCACCGACGACGCCACGGGGCTGGAACGCTTCGCGATGACGTGCGTCGAGGCGCTGGCGGGGGAGGTGGCCGTGCTCAAGCCGCAGGTCGCGTTCTTCGAGGCGCACGGGTCGGCGGGGCTCGCGGTGCTGGAGCGGACCACCGCGGCCGCGCAGCAGGCCGGGGCGCTCGTGCTGGCCGACGCCAAGCGGGGTGACATCGGCTCCACGATGGCCGCGTACGCCCGCGCGTGGCTGGCCGACGGGGCGCCCCTGGCGGCAGACGCCGTGACGCTGTCCCCGTACCTGGGGGTCGGTGCCCTGCACCCTGCGCTGGAGCTGGCCACGAGCACCGGGCGAGGGGTCTTCGTGCTCGCGCTGACCTCGAACCCGGAGGGTGCGCTGGTGCAGCGAGCGGTGGGACCCGACGGCCGTGCCGTCGCGCAGGCGGTGGTGGACGAGCTCGGTGTCCGCAACGCGGGGGCCGTGCCGCTGGGATCCGCCGGGATCGTCGTGGGGGCCACCGTGGGCGCACACGGGTTGGACCTCGCCGCGCTCAACGGCCCGGTGCTGGCCCCCGGGCTCGGGGCGCAGGGAGCGAGTGCGGTGGACCTGGCGCGGGTGTTCTCCGGTGTCGGCCACCTGGTGCTGCCGACCACCTCGCGGGACGTGCTGCGGCACGGGCCGGACGTGGCCGCGCTCCGGGCTGCTGCGCTGGCCGTGCGCGACGAGGTGGCCGTCGCGCTCGGGTGAGCCCCGGCCCGCGGGCGCGACGTCGTCCACGGCCGGCCGGCGGTGCGTGCCGCTCGATACACCAGGGGTCGGCGCCTCGCGGCCACGGGGCGGGTTGGGCCAGGTAGAGCGCCCTGGGTACGGTCGTCGATGCTGCTGGCGAACCAGCGGCTGCACCACCAGACGACGATCCTCACGATGGATCCACACACAACGGAGGAACCGTGGCGCTTCCCCAGCTGACCGCTGAGCAGCGGGCCGCTGCCCTGGAGAAGGCGGGCATCGCGCGCAAGGCCAGGGCCGAGCTCAAGGAGCGGCTCAAGCGGGGCGGCACCGACCTCAAGCAGGTCCTCGCCGACTCCGAGAACGACGAGATCCTCGGCAAGATGAAGGTGTCCGCACTGCTCGAGGCCCTGCCGAAGGTGGGCAAGGTCAAGGCGCAGGAGATCATGACCGAGCTGGAGATCGCCCCCACCCGCCGTCTGCGCGGACTGGGCGACCGGCAGCGCAAGGCGCTGCTCACGCGCTTCGACCAGGCCTGAGGGACGTGACGACGAGGGGTCGGCTGGTCGTCCTGGCCGGCCCCTCGGCCGTCGGCAAGTCCACCGTGGTGGCCCGCCTGCGCACCGAGCTGCCGCAGCTGCACTTCAGCGTCTCCGCGACCACCCGTGCACCCCGCCCCGGCGAGGTGGACGGACGGGACTACCACTTCGTCAGCCCCGCGGAGTTCGACCGGATGATCAGCTCCGGCGAGCTGCTCGAGTGGGCCGACATCCACGGTGGGCTGCACCGCTCCGGCACCCCGGCCGTCCCGGTGCGCGACGCTCTCGACTCCGGACGACCCGTGCTCGTGGAGGTCGACCTGGCCGGTGCGCGGGCCGTGCGGGCCAGCGAGCCGGGCTGCACGCTGGTGTTCCTGGCCCCGCCCAGCTGGGACGTCCTGGTGGCGCGGCTGACCGGTCGGGGCACCGAGCCGGGGGAGGTGGTGGCCCGTCGGCTGGAGACCGCCCGCGAGGAGCTCGACGCCGCGGGGGAGTTCGACGTCACCGTCGTCAACCACGACGTCACCGAGGCCACCCAGGACTTGGTACGCTTGCTCGTTGGCCCGTCCTGAGCTCTCGTGGGAGCTGCTCAAGATCGTCTCGACCCGACCCGCCGCTCGACCAACTGTGCAGGAGCCCGATCACTCGTGAGCACGCCCGAGACCGACGCCGTCATCCCCGTCTACGACACCCCGCTCGGCATCACCAACCCGCCGATCGACGAGCTGCTGGCCCGTACCTCGTCCAAGTACGCCCTGGTCATCTACGCCGCCAAGCGCGCGCGCCAGATCAACGACTACTACTCCCAGCTCGGTGACGGACTGCTGGAGTACGTCGGCCCGCTGGTCGAGCCGGGTCCGCAGGAGAAGCCGCTCTCCATCGCCCTGCGCGAGATCCACGCCGACCTGCTCGAGCACACCGAAGGCGAGTGAGCACCTCCTCGCCCGACGTCGTCGCTCGGCCGGACGCCGCTGCCTCCTCCCGTCCCCGGGTCGTCCTCGGGGTGGGCGGGGGCATCGCTGCGTACAAGGCGTGCGAGCTGCTGCGCAGGCTGACCGAGTCCGGGCACGACGTCCGCGTCATCCCCACCGCCTCGGCCCTGGAGTTCGTCGGCGCCGCGACCTTCGAGGCGCTGTCCGGGCACCCGGTGCACACCGGCGTGTTCCACGACGTGCACGAGGTGCCGCACGTGCGCCTGGGGCAGCAGGCCGAGCTGGTCGTCGTGGCACCGGCCACCGCCGACCTGCTCTCCCGAGCCGCGCACGGCCGTGCCGACGACCTGCTCACGGCCACCCTGCTCACCGCCCGGTGCCCGGTGCTGCTCGCCCCCGCCATGCACACCGAGATGTGGCTGCACCCGGCCACCGCCGACAACGTGGCTCTGCTGCGCTCCCGCGGCGCGGTGGTGCTGGAGCCCGCCTCGGGCCGGCTCACCGGGGCCGACACCGGCCCGGGCCGACTGCCCGACCCGGCGGAGGTCGCTGCGCTGGCCACCCTGCTGCTGGAGCGGGCCGACGCGCTGCCGCAGGACCTGGTCGGTCGTCACGTGCTGGTGTCCGCGGGCGGCACGCGCGAGCCGCTCGACCCGGTGCGCTTCCTCGGCAACCGCAGCTCCGGCAAGCAGGGGTACGCCCTCGCCCGGGTGGCCGCCCAGCGCGGGGCCCGGGTGACCCTGGTCTCCGGTCACACCGCCGGGCTGGCCGCGCCCGCCGCGGTGGACGTGGTGCAGGTCGGCACGGCGGCCGAGCTGCGGGAGGTCGTGCACGCCCACGCTCGCACCGCCGACGTCGTCGTCATGGCGGCAGCCGTGGCGGACTTCCGGCCCACCACGGTGGAGTCGTCGAAGATCAAGAAGGGGGCTGACGAACCCTCGTCGGTGCCGCTCACCCGCAACGCCGACGTGCTCGCCGAGCTGGTCGAGGCCCGTGCGGCCGGTCGGCTGCCGGCCGAGCAGGTGGTGGTCGGCTTCGCGGCCGAGACCGGTGACGAGCGGGGCGACGTGCTCACCCACGCCCGCGCCAAGCTCGCCCGCAAGGGCTGCGACCTGCTCGTGGTCAACGCCGTCGGTGAGGGCGGGGCCTTCGAGGTGGACACCAACACGGGCTGGCTGCTCGGCTCCGACGGGTCCGAGCAGGCCCTGGACCACGGGTCCAAGGCGCTGCTGGCGACCCGCGTGCTCGACGCCGTCCGTGCCCGCCTCGCTCCGCCCCGTTAGGGTTTCTCCCGGCCCCGGGCACCGGGGCAGGTCCACCAGATCAGAGAGGGAGCACCTGTGAGCCAGTCCGGTCGTCGCCTGTTCACCAGCGAGTCGGTCACGGAGGGCCACCCCGACAAGATCTGTGACGCGATCAGCGACTCGATCCTCGACGCGATGCTCACCGAGGACCCGCGCAGCCGGGTCGCGGTGGAGACGATGGTGACCACGGGTCAGGTGCACGTGGCCGGCGAGGTCACGACCAAGTCCTACGTGCCCATCGCGGACATCGTGCGCCAGCGCATCCTCGACATCGGCTACGACTCCTCCACCAAGGGCTTCGACGGCGAGTCCTGCGGCGTGAGCATCTCCATCGGCCAGCAGAGCCCGGACATCGCGCAGGGCGTGGACACCGCGCACGAGTCGCGCACCGGTCTCTCCGACGACGAGATCGACCGCCAGGGCGCGGGCGACCAGGGCCTGATGTTCGGCTACGCCTGCACCGACACCCCCGAGCTGATGCCGCTGCCGATCGCGATGGCCCACCGGCTCTCCCGTCGTCTCACCGAGGTCCGCAAGAACGGCCAGCTCCCCTACCTGCGCCCGGACGGCAAGACCCAGGTCACCATCGAGTACGCCGGTGACCAGGCCGTGCGGCTGGACACCGTCGTGCTCTCCACCCAGCACGCCGCGGACATCAGCCTCGACGGACTGCTCACCCCGGACATCAAGGCCCACGTGGTCGACGCCGTGCTGGCGGACCTCGAGATCCCGGGTCTGGACATCTCCGACGTGCGGCTGCTCGTCAACCCCACGGGCAAGTTCGTGCTCGGCGGCCCGATGGGTGACGCCGGCCTGACCGGACGCAAGATCATCGTCGACACCTACGGCGGCATGGCCCGCCACGGTGGCGGCGCGTTCTCCGGCAAGGACCCGTCGAAGGTGGACCGCTCCGCGGCCTACGCCATGCGGTGGGTGGCCAAGAACGTCGTGGCCGCCGGGCTCGCCGAGCGGGTCGAGGTGCAGGTGGCCTACGCCATCGGCAAGGCCGCACCCGTGGGCCTGTTCGTGGAGACCTTCGGCACCGAGACCACGGACCCGTCCAAGATCCAGTCCGCGATCAGCGAGGTGTTCGACCTGCGGCCGGCCGCGATCATCCGGGACCTCGACCTGCTGCGGCCGATCTACACCCCCACCGCCGCGTACGGCCACTTCGGCCGCACCGACGTGGACCTGCCCTGGGAGCACACCGACCGCGCCGACGCGCTGCGCTCCCTCGCCGGGGCCTGACGGGGCAGGTCCACCTCAGGGGAGCTGAGTCGGGCCGGCCACCACGGCGTCGCTGGAGTCGTAGGCGGTGGCCAGGCCGGTGACCGGGGTGTCCCCGGCTCCCCGCCCCGGTGCCACGCACACCCCGTGACCGGCGCGCACCACGCAGCGAACGGGCACCGGCGAGCCGGACACCTCGAGGCGGGTGGCGCGGGGGTCCACCGCCAGGACCACGGTGCTGGACCCGTCGACCACCGTCGCCGAGCCGGGCAGCGGGACCGGGTCGAGGCTGCGCGCGGACGGGGGGTCGGCCACGGGTGCAACCAGCACGGTGGTCCGCCCGGGGGGCTCGTCGGCGCCGGTGCACAACAGCACCGCCCCCGGCGCGCCCACCACCTCCAGGGTCCGTGCAGGGTCGTCGAGCCGGAGCGCGGTCGCGGTCCGCCAGGCGTCCGGCTCGGGCACGTCCGGGTGCTCGGCCAGGCAGCGTGCGAGCAACGGGTCCCCCGGCCCGGGCAGGTCAGGTGCGGGCAGCGCCGTGTCGCTGCGGCGCACCGCGGTGAAACCGGGGTCGGGCAGCGGGCCGTCGTAGGTGTCGACCCCGTCCCTGGTGACCGTGAGGCGGAGGTTGGCGGCCGTGGCGCCGACGCGGTACGGGACGACGACGATCGCCGCGTTGGTGCTGGCGATGCTCACCCCGGAGCCGTCGCGCCCCGACCGGACCTCGATCGCGGCGCGGTCGGGGTTGCGCACCGCGAACAGGTCCGGGCCGGCGGCGAGCAGCTCCACGCCGCCGGCGTCGACGCCCCGGGTGGCCGACACCCAGACCCGGGCCGGACCGGTGACGCACACGAACGCGCCGTTGACGGTGGAGACGAGACCGGCCGTGTCCACCTCGGTGCGGCGGGCCGACCACGTGGACACCGGGGGGAACAGCGAGCCGGCCCCGGTGTCGACCACGGCTGCTGCGCAGCGGGCCAGGTGCTGGTCGAGCACCAGGTCACCGCTGTCGGTGAAGCCGGCCCGCGAGGCGACCTGGCGGTCCGCGGCCGACAGGGCCAGCGCGGCCTGTCCGAGCGCGGCCGCGACGGAGGACCGCAGCGGCGTGGACCGGTCGCCGGGCCCGGGTCCGCGGGTGCGGTCGATGCTGCCCGTCGCGGCCGCCACCGCGACCAGCAGGGCCGCGACACCGACCAGGGCGCCGAGCCGGAGCTGTCGCGGCGCGCGCACCCGGGGCGGCGGTGGGACGGGCCCGTCGAGCAGTCCGGCCGGCAAGGGCTCGGGCGCCGGCACCACGGGCAACCGGGCGGCCCCCGCGACGCGGTGCTGCCGGGCCACGGCGGTGCGGCTGCGACCGAGGACCCGTGCTGCCCGCGCCACGTCCAGCCCGCCCAGCAGGCACAGCACGGCGACGTCCCGCTCCGGTGCGCCCAGCTCGTCCAGGCCCCTCGCCTCGGCACCGACCGCCACCACCACCGGGCTGGGCGGCGCGGTGACCCGGGCGAGGACGGCCAGCAGCCAGCCCTCCGGGTCCGAGCGCGACACCCGCCGCGGGTTCCGCGTCGCGACGGCGAGCACGGCCAGCACCGCGGCCCGGGCCTGCCGGTCGTGCGGGGTCAGGGCCCGGGCCAGCGTCCACAGCCGCGTGCCGTGGGTGGACACCTGCGTGCCTGCTGCCTGCCGCTGCACCGTGGCCCTCCTCGCTCCCGCCCCCAGCGTGCCGCACCGACGGTCCCGGCACGAGGTCCGTGCGCACCGACCGCACCCCGGTCGGTCCCGTCGGTGTGCAGGGGTACAACTTCACCCGTGGTGGTGCAGCGGGTGCGGGCGTCGGTGGACCCGGTCGCGAGGGTCGCGCTGCTCGTGCCGCTGGCCCACCTGGACCGCGAGTTCGACTACCAGGTCGCCCAGGAGCAGTCGGACGATGCCCAGCCCGGGGTGCGCGTGCGGGTGCGCTTCGCCGGGCGCCTGGTCGACGGGTTCGTCCTCGAGCGCGCCGCCACCTCGGGGCACGCCGGCAGCCTCGGATGGCTGGACAGGGTCGTCTCGTCGGAGCCCGTGCTCACCCCGGAGGTCGCCGCGCTGGCCCGGGCCGTGGCCGCGCGCACCGCGGGGGTGCGCGCCGACGTCCTGCGCCTGGCCGTCCCGCCACGGCACGCCCGGGTGGAGGCCGAGGTCCCGCCCAAGCCGACCGCACCCCCGCCGCCCCCGGAGGACCTGCCCCGCTGGGCGCCGTACCCGCAGGCCGACGGCTTCCTGGCCGCGCTCCGCGAGGGACGTGCACCGCGGGCCGCCTGGCAGGCCCTCCCGGGGGAGGACTGGCCCGCCCGGCTCGCCGAGGCCGCCGCGGTCACCGTGGCCGGTGGGCGCAGCGCGGTCCTCGTGGTGCCCGACCAGCGCGACGTCGACCGGGTCCACGCGGCGTGCGCGCGGATCCTCGGCGAGGGCTCCGTCGTGGCGCTGGCCGCGGGCCTGGGGCCCGCCGTCCGCTACCGACGGTGGCTGGCTGCCCTGCGCGGCCAGGCCAGGGTGGTCGTGGGACCGCGCGCCGCCGCGTTCGCGCCGGTGACCGACGTCGGCCTCGTCGCGGTGTGGGACGACGGCGACGACAACCACGCCGAGCCCCGAGCGCCCTACCCGCACTCCCGCGAGGTGGCGGTGCTGCGCGCGCACGCCGCGGGGGCCGGGCTGCTGGTCGCCGGGCACGCCCGCACCGCGGAGGTACAGGCCCTGGTGGAGTCCGGGTACGCGCGCGACCTCCTCGCGCCCCGGGCCGTGGTCCGTGAGAGGGCACCGCGCACCACGGCCCTGGCCGACACCGACGAGCAGCTCGCCCGCGATCCCGCCGCCCGGGCCGCGCGCATCCCGGCCATCGCCTTCGCCGCCGCCCGGGCCGCCCTGGCCGTCGGCGCCCCGGTGCTCGTGCAGGTGCCCCGGCGCGGGTACGTGCCCGCGCTGTCCTGCGCCCGCTGCCGGGAGCCCGCCCGCTGCCGGCGCTGCCACGGACCGCTCGCCCTGCCGGCCGCGGCCGGGCCGGACGGTGCCGGTGCCCCGGTGTGCCGCTGGTGCGGGGTCACCGACACCGCCCACCGCTGCACGGCCTGCGGCGGCCGCGGGCTGCGGGC contains these protein-coding regions:
- a CDS encoding primosomal protein N' — protein: MVVQRVRASVDPVARVALLVPLAHLDREFDYQVAQEQSDDAQPGVRVRVRFAGRLVDGFVLERAATSGHAGSLGWLDRVVSSEPVLTPEVAALARAVAARTAGVRADVLRLAVPPRHARVEAEVPPKPTAPPPPPEDLPRWAPYPQADGFLAALREGRAPRAAWQALPGEDWPARLAEAAAVTVAGGRSAVLVVPDQRDVDRVHAACARILGEGSVVALAAGLGPAVRYRRWLAALRGQARVVVGPRAAAFAPVTDVGLVAVWDDGDDNHAEPRAPYPHSREVAVLRAHAAGAGLLVAGHARTAEVQALVESGYARDLLAPRAVVRERAPRTTALADTDEQLARDPAARAARIPAIAFAAARAALAVGAPVLVQVPRRGYVPALSCARCREPARCRRCHGPLALPAAAGPDGAGAPVCRWCGVTDTAHRCTACGGRGLRATVVGARRTAEELGRAFAGVPVRTSGAEEVLATVPASAALVVATPGAEPVAEGGYGAALLLDGWALLGRADLRAGEEALRRWMAAAALVRGAEAGGQLVVVAESELATVQALVRWDPVGHAAAELASRAEVGFPPAVAMAALDGVPAALEALVASAELPAGTEVLGPVDSTDAPHGAQGWERLLLRAPRAQGRALAGALAAAQGVRSAHKEADTVRVQVDPHRIG